In Drosophila miranda strain MSH22 chromosome XR, D.miranda_PacBio2.1, whole genome shotgun sequence, the genomic window CATGAAAGATTCATTCAAATTATGAATTCAATTCGAGGGAACTTTCGCTCCCGAATGAACAAATTAGCGGAGCAAAATATTTTGCTAAATTAAATGAGATTTACGAGGGTTCTTTGATGTGATTGCATCTGAAATTGATCGCATCAATTCATTATGCGACAAGTGCCGAAAACTGTGactgtgcctctgcctctgcctctgcctgtgccTCGGCCTGTGGCACCCGCCCTCCCGGCGATGAGGATGACACACTTTTCAGCTCTGACACGTTTCATTATTTCTGTGTGGCGCGCGGCACGGCACAAGTTCTCGTTCccgaaataaaatgaaaatagTTTCGCTTGACCAGCGCCGAGATGGTGCGGGTTTATTTCGGATCTCATCCGACACGGGACTGACCACTGTCAACTTTTCCCCGTCCTCCTCCGTCCGCCTCCGTCGACCGGGACTTTAGGCCAAATGAAAGTCGTTCGCTTGGGAGGCTGCAGCTGCTCTCTGAGAGGTCCTTTGGGCGGTCCCCTACTCGGGCGAATGCCGGAAAGAAGACGGTCCCCAGAAACTTTGTCCCCAAACTTTTcaaagcaaatattttgggAACTCTGTGCTGAGGGAGACTGAAGAAAGCATCATATTTCTGTCGGACAATAGCCAATAGACAAAAAAAGACTCACCTGCAAATGATCGAGCAACGTTTCCAGGCCGCGATCGCTGATCGAGGAGCAGCGCAGGCTGAGCGAGTGGACGTGCTTGGAGGCGAGCGGGAAGGAGTGCACCACGTCCAGGGCATCCTCATCGGAGGCGCCCACCAGGCCGAGAGCATGGAAGCCGCGACGGATGAGCGAGTTGTAGAGCTTGCCGCGGTCGCAGCCGGGCATCTGGCGGAGCTCGCGGCACTGCAGGGTCGGCAGGAGGCCGGACCAGTAGCGGGGGCTGCGGTACAGTATGTCCCGCCACTTGATGCACACCTGGGCGAGGACGCGCCGCTCGTACGGCGAAAAGTACTGGAAAAAGCGATTCAGGAAGCGGTCGTCGAGCAGCAGGGCGTCGATGCTGTGGATGAGAGGCGGGTGCGGGTGCTTGTGGAGGATCAGCGTGGACTGGGTGGCGGCGACGGCGACCAACTGGGAAGCCTGCACCGggcccgagcccgagcccgagcccggGACACCCGGTACGACCACATTGCCGTACGGATGGTGCAGGTGGGGATTGGGCAGCTGcttgcgcagctgcagcggcgtCCCTCCTCCGGCGGCCGCCTTCTGGGCCGCCACCATGCCCATGGTGCTGAATGTGGGCGAGCCGGAGCCCGCGCCAGCgccgacaccgacaccgacgCCCGGAATCTGGATGTTCATCTGCTTGGCGATCGACTTGACCGTCGGTGCTGGTGGGGCTCCGAGTGGCAATCCCGATGGTGGCGGGACCGGTCCCGATCCCCCTGGGGACATGGCCAAGTGGTGATTCGAGTTGATCAGCGTGGAGCCGGCCATCTGTGCCTGCAGCtgatggtgctgctgctgctgttgctgctgctgttgctgctgttgcatgaGGAGGGCCGCGGTCGAGGTCGGGTTGAGCGTTGCCGGCACGGTACTGGCCGGCGGTGGCACCagcggctgcggctgtggtGCGACGGTGCCGGGACTCTGGCTGCCCCGCGATGGCTTGTCGGGGGTGGGCGGGGCATTGGCATTACTCGCGGCagtggcggctgctgctgcagcagaggaggtgttgctgccgctgttggaattggaattggagttggagttggcgttggcattggcattggagTTGCCACCGCCACAGAGGGCGTTCGTGACGCGCTCCATCACCGAGGTCTTGCCGCTGGACGCGGTCGTGCTGGACGTGGAATTGGAGGAGGCGCCGTCGCCACTggcactgccgctgccgctgctgtggTGGTGCTTTGATCGGAGTCCCAGACCGTTGATGCGTTTCGATAGTTCGGCAGAGGCTCGCTCGACCACGCCCTGGGCCGAGATCGATGACATTGTGCTCTGGAAGAGATTCACTTTGCCTTCCCTGCTTCTCCCTCTCCGTGCCTCTGGCTCCTCTCGCTCCTCACGCTCCTCTCGCTCCACTCGCTCCTCCGTTCTACtgtttctctgtctctgtctcgtACTCTTGCTTTTCTGCCTTCTCTCTTACATCACGTATACGACGTGCATGCTGGAACAAGTCCTCCGCGTGACCTCGTTGACCCTCTTTCACCTGCAATTACGAGGTCCACCTGA contains:
- the LOC108153297 gene encoding F-box/LRR-repeat protein 16 isoform X1, giving the protein MSSISAQGVVERASAELSKRINGLGLRSKHHHSSGSGSASGDGASSNSTSSTTASSGKTSVMERVTNALCGGGNSNANANANSNSNSNSNSGSNTSSAAAAAATAASNANAPPTPDKPSRGSQSPGTVAPQPQPLVPPPASTVPATLNPTSTAALLMQQQQQQQQQQQQHHQLQAQMAGSTLINSNHHLAMSPGGSGPVPPPSGLPLGAPPAPTVKSIAKQMNIQIPGVGVGVGAGAGSGSPTFSTMGMVAAQKAAAGGGTPLQLRKQLPNPHLHHPYGNVVVPGVPGSGSGSGPVQASQLVAVAATQSTLILHKHPHPPLIHSIDALLLDDRFLNRFFQYFSPYERRVLAQVCIKWRDILYRSPRYWSGLLPTLQCRELRQMPGCDRGKLYNSLIRRGFHALGLVGASDEDALDVVHSFPLASKHVHSLSLRCSSISDRGLETLLDHLQSLFELELAGCNEVTEAGLWACLTPRIVSLSLADCINIADEAVGAVAQLLPSLYEFSLQAYHVTDAALGYFSPKQSHSLSILRLQSCWELTNHGIVNIVHSLPHLTVLSLSGCSKLTDDGVELIAENLQKLRALDLSWCPRITDASLEYIACDLNQLEELTLDRCVHITDIGVGYVSTMLSLTALFLRWCSQVRDFGLQHLCSMRNLQVLSLAGCPLLTSSGLSSLIQLRHLQELELTNCPGASHELFDYLKEHLPRCLIIE
- the LOC108153297 gene encoding uncharacterized protein LOC108153297 isoform X2; translated protein: MSSISAQGVVERASAELSKRINGLGLRSKHHHSSGSGSASGDGASSNSTSSTTASSGKTSVMERVTNALCGGGNSNANANANSNSNSNSNSGSNTSSAAAAAATAASNANAPPTPDKPSRGSQSPGTVAPQPQPLVPPPASTVPATLNPTSTAALLMQQQQQQQQQQQQHHQLQAQMAGSTLINSNHHLAMSPGGSGPVPPPSGLPLGAPPAPTVKSIAKQMNIQIPGVGVGVGAGAGSGSPTFSTMGMVAAQKAAAGGGTPLQLRKQLPNPHLHHPYGNVVVPGVPGSGSGSGPVQASQLVAVAATQSTLILHKHPHPPLIHSIDALLLDDRFLNRFFQYFSPYERRVLAQVCIKWRDILYRSPRYWSGLLPTLQCRELRQMPGCDRGKLYNSLIRRGFHALGLVGASDEDALDVVHSFPLASKHVHSLSLRCSSISDRGLETLLDHLQSLFELELAGCNEVTEAGLWACLTPRIVSLSLADCINIADEAVGAVAQLLPSLYEFSLQAYHVTDAALGYFSPKQSHSLSILRLQSCWELTNHGIVNIALRGRCHPMPSDAIRCPRHGTHCPLRRLPIWPTCQSAVSWSLFLRTAATATESAAVTLNLNLDEMATQAKAEAEARPDGPQEYLKSGECAPGSKHFLPD
- the LOC108153297 gene encoding F-box/LRR-repeat protein 16 isoform X3 codes for the protein MSSISAQGVVERASAELSKRINGLGLRSKHHHSSGSGSASGDGASSNSTSSTTASSGKTSVMERVTNALCGGGNSNANANANSNSNSNSNSGSNTSSAAAAAATAASNANAPPTPDKPSRGSQSPGTVAPQPQPLVPPPASTVPATLNPTSTAALLMQQQQQQQQQQQQHHQLQAQMAGSTLINSNHHLAMSPGGSGPVPPPSGLPLGAPPAPTVKSIAKQMNIQIPGVGVGVGAGAGSGSPTFSTMGMVAAQKAAAGGGTPLQLRKQLPNPHLHHPYGNVVVPGVPGSGSGSGPVQASQLVAVAATQSTLILHKHPHPPLIHSIDALLLDDRFLNRFFQYFSPYERRVLAQVCIKWRDILYRSPRYWSGLLPTLQCRELRQMPGCDRGKLYNSLIRRGFHALGLVGASDEDALDVVHSFPLASKHVHSLSLRCSSISDRGLETLLDHLQSLFELELAGCNEVTEAGLWACLTPRIVSLSLADCINIADEAVGAVAQLLPSLYEFSLQAYHVTDAALGYFSPKQSHSLSILRLQSCWELTNHGIVNIVLTWSSTTLIDVFVGWNRAAEQQSSREAESFRAYLWGSGNPI